In Oryza sativa Japonica Group chromosome 1, ASM3414082v1, the genomic stretch TTAAAATACGTGCTAACAAAAACTGAGACTGtattagaagaaagaaaaagacctTAGTCTCACTCGCGAGACGCTACAAATATATAGTCCCCTCCACCGGCACTCACATCAACCAAAGCTGAAGAGCACACCACACCTTGTTAGTGGTGCACGATCGAGAGAGAAAGATCGATGAGAAGGTCGATCGAGGCGATCCACGTCCGCACCGACTACGATGATTGCAGGAGGAAGGGTCACGGTCACGGCGCCATGAGGATGCAGGACGAGCTTGCCCGCACCAAGACCAGGTGGCCCACCCCCGCCCAGCTTGAGATGATAGAGAGaatgaaggaggaggaggaggacgacgaaaTTGTAGCGTCGGTAGGTAATTCAATTCGATCTCACGATCAAATTCAACCAAAATTCATCTATCGATCTCATCTGTATGATATGACTGTGTGGATGAAGGACAATCGGACGCCATCCGTGGTGGAGACGAAGGTGCAGGTGCCGGAGATCGTCGAACAGAACGTCGTTGAAAGAGATGAGCGGCTGCGCACCAGCGATGACAACGACGACTACGAAGACGAACCCATAGTGAGGAGAgacgggcacggcggcggcggcggcggcaggagggcgTACGGCGACATCGGCGGGTACCACGGCAGCAAGGGCAGGTGGCCGCGCGAGCCCGAAGTGGAGAAGCtcgagagggagaaggagatgCTAAAGTATGGCATTATGTCCAAACCGACCACCACCAGAAAGGTGAAGATCGTCCACAGGATGATCCGGCCGCCGAACCAGTATGGCGCCGCCGGCAGTGCACCACCACCAACAGCaggaggaggccaccagccagcTACCAGTAGCTACCTACGGCCCATATACTACCACTACTAGTACAAGATAGTTCGTTCGATcatccatcttaaaatatagcaacttaacGTTGAATCATACGCAatctaatactatgaatctgaatTGATGTTTTTTAGATTcgtatattttagaatggagtgAGTATATAATAAGAAGTTAATGGATGCATAGACGCATCTAGGCagatagctagcttagctagtgtatgtatgtatgctaCTGTGTGTTCAGTGTGTACCACCCGATCGATGGTTATATGGAGTATTCTCCTATTGTAATATAGACTATGAATGTTATACTATACTGTATATATGGTTTGGTTCGGATTAAGACTGTTAATTTCTTTGGCTTTCTTCACAAAGCCAGGATAATTCAATCGCTGAATTGCCTGAGTTCctccagaagaagaagaataagaTTTGGTTTCATTCGCTGTCGATCAGTTAGTCGATCGATCTATACCTGCGCTCAACTCAACCTTTGAGTGTTCAATCCGACTAAGGCTATATGGCCAGCTAGTTTATTTCTTCACGTACGTCTGGCTGTTTCACGGGCGCTTCAGTGGCATGTgcatcctcctcgtcgtcgacgaGGAAGCTGAAGGAGAGACGGtgtgccggcggcgaggcatTTCGTCGAGCAGGCGGCAAGGACTGAGAGCTACTAGCTGCAGGGGAGATGCGAGGCGACGCGGACTGAGTGTCTTCGGGCCCACTCCCGATGACGGGCCGCGTGGTGGTCTATTGGCCCAAACTAATCCCCACAGGGCGAAGAATAGATGGCCCATTACAATCGACCTTCGCGGGCCCCGCGTAGTGGTCGGCTGTTGCCTATTGGGTGGGCCGTGATACTGGGCCGCGTTTCCGATAGCTAAAGGTGTGATTTGCCTGCTGCATTATATTATATTGCTCCATTATTATTGTGCGATGTCATGTGGTGAGTGATTGTGGATTCCAGCATCTGTACAAGAATATCTATCTGGTTGAGTATAGAATAAGTAGTGTGCCATAAATATTCATACAGTGCTCGACCTAGGAGGACGATGTTTTGTCCGTCTATAATTGACTTAGGGATTGGGAATTGGGATTATTAAGCTTACTTATCAAAGTGTTTATTGATGAGTTGAAAAATAATGAAATGCGTATCTAGCTAGAAACATTATAGTTGTCCAAAGACTTGTTTTAATTATCTCCATTTATCTAATTATTTGCTCCcactatataattaatttggACATATAGCCTCGGTTCCTGTTTATTTAGTCTCTGTTGGAACATATTAATTTGATCCGTGCCTTAATTAAAGGCATCATACTGTATTACTGTTTGCTATGCTGTGCGTTTACTTTGTTTAAGCCGGGGTcttcatatatatgttcaatTCATTAAACATTCTGAAAATTGTCGGCATGCGTGCATTATTATCATCCAGGACATGGATGAAGAATCTGTCGTCAGGACGCGTGTGTGGATGCTTTCCTTTTAACACTGAAGATGTGAAATTCTCTTGTCAGAGGAAGAACAAGATGAAATGCAAATGGTGTTGCCATTTCTCGATAGAGAATAACTTTACCGAGTGCGGCGAGGAAAGAAGATAAAAATGCTGATATGCTCCCAACTGGTGAATAATCGCATACCCTTTTttaaaaagagagaaaacaacGCGCACAAGAATCTTAAGAAactactatatatgtatatcatCAACGTATGACTCTTACAATGTAGGTGAAGGATTCTTCATTGATTGGCCAATGAAGGTGGTATAAAAtgttagtactagtagtaggaaACCTTTGTGTGAACATCTTTTCCTTCAAATGTTGTTTTGTACTATTTCCGTTCTTTAATAGATGATGTTGTTGAATTTTGACATAATGTTTAACAATCTATCTTATTATTAGTGTAAATATGTAAAGTACAAGCCATGAATTTTAGAAGTATTACTAGAAACTTTCAAAATTTAGACCACCGAATATGAATCAAAATTCATGTTGCAGgagagtaggaaaaaaaaagacatgtgcTTTCATCTGTGTGTGCGGCAAATATCGAACTCGTGACTCGCGATCCGAATGCTACTTGCGCCAGGATGGTTTTGCAACAATTGCATACTAGTTATATAAGACTTATAATGTTAATATTctagttacaatataattacagtataattatattttatttgaaagttataacttaaaaaactttcaaaagTAACATATGTACTTTTTGATGATAAAATAATTCACAGTAaataacatttatataaatattttggataagataaatgatcaaacatcATTTATATAATCAATGACGTTACTAAAAAAAAGTGGAGAGTACGTAGCTGGGTTCTACATCTACTGATCCAATCGTGTCATCCAAGGGGTGGTAGCGATTCCTGCCGTGGTGGCGcctttagagcaagtttatagccaactactaacttcaattcatctataactaatctaatagctcatttatacaataattacatactacactattaatatctggtcccacctgtcatacacacactgtatCTTAAAGtttgtgctacagctggctataaatctgtagcccgctgctcttctctctccttatttgtcttcttaaaatatgtttgcagctggtttatagcctactattgtacctgctcttaagtTACATCAGGCCGGTGTCAATTAGGCAGGCAaggcttagctagctagctaacaaatactccctccgtattttaatgtatgacgccgttgacttttcgatcaacgtttgactatttgttttattcaaaatttttgtgcaaatatgaaaatattaatatcatgcttaaagaacatttgatgatgaatctagtcacaataaaaaaaagacaattacatacattttttgaataagacgaatggtcaaacgttggataaaaagttaacggcgtcgtacattaaaatatggagataGTACCAAAATAAGTAACTGCCAATTATTAACAGAGCGGCGATCATCAACAAATCGTTGTGAATTAATCCAAGCCGTCCATCTTCACCCGTCACTGTCACTCGCCACACTATAAATAGCACCCAAATCCACCCCCACATATTCAGCAAGCAAAGCAAAGAACTTCCCTTGCACCACCACCTGATCGGAGAAGTAGCTAGCTGCAGGAGAGAAACCGACCAACAATGACGGAGTACTACTCCAGCACCGTGGACGAGTGCTACGAGACCACCGGCAGGCAGCACGGCCACGGGCACGGCCACGGTCACGGGCACGGGCACGGGCATGGTGGCATGAGGGTGGAGTCCCACACCGACGACTACTACAGCGAGGGCGGCGAGATCGACCGTGGGAGGAGGAACAACTCCATGCACTCGCAGGAGTACCTGATGAGGCAGCAGAGCGGCCATGGCGGctacggctacggcggcggccagcAGCAGGAGTACTACAAGCGGGAGGAGCGCGAGCACAAGCAGCGCGAGCGCGTCGGCGAGATCGGCGCCCTCGCCAGCGGCGCCTTCGCTCTCGTATGTCTTAGATCTTCTCATCTTCGAATAATTCTTGATGtattccctccttttttttatagatgaTACCGTCAAATTTTAAACACATATTTAACAATtcatttattcaaaaattttatataactatataagatgtaaatcatgcttaaagtacgttaagtgataaaataaataaataaaaatataaatacacaattttttaaataaaatgaatggttaaaTTTGTGATGAAAACCAACGACATCATCTATTGAAAAACAGAGATAGCATTATATTAAATTAGAGCAATTTTATGGTTTTTAAGATGTATACCACACGTTTACATTAAAACTTTTGGTACGTACATCATAATACATTCTCAAGGATTGTAAAACTGCTTATTAAATTagctgaatatatatatatcgatcggTAATATATACGATGTGTTGGATGATCAGTATGAGGGGCACCAGGCGAAGAAGGACCCGGCGAACGCGCAGAGGCACAGGATCGAGcagggcgtggcggcggtggcggcggtgggcgccgGCGGCTACGCCTACCACGAGCACCGCGAGCAGAAGCAGGCCAGCTACGGCGCCAAGGAGCAGCAGTACGGCTACGCCAGGATGCCGCAGCAGCAGGGCTACTACTGCAACTGATTAATTATTAATCACCCCCAAATTATTAATAATCCATGCGTACGTACGTACCACTAAATAAATACTGGCTActacgtacgtatatatacggTACAATAAGATGAGCAAggatgtacgtacgtacacgtATATACGTTGCTCACCCACAatttcgccgccgcggccgcgcgcctTATTCCAAACCAGTGTATGTGTGTACGTACATCTATATATGTACTGTGATTTCTGTAAACGTGTGGCCATCGGATCGATGAATTCTACCGTGATGATAGAAACTGCTTcctcgtactccctccatccctaaatatttgacgccgttgacttttttaaatatgtttgagcGTTCGTCttgttcaaaaacttttatgaaatgtgtaaaactatatagaCATAAAAGTATAGTTAACagtaaatcaaatgataggaaaagaattaataattacttaaattttttgaataaaacaaacggtcaaatttttttaaaaaaagtcaacggcgtcaaacattttgggatggagggagtattagatatGATGTTTCTCTAGTACAATACTAGAAAATCGGTGCGCCTTTGGCGcacaaactaaaaaaatatcccATGAATACTTGTACTTTTTCTAGGATATATAAATGTTGTATAGTTATTTAGAATTAGTTTGATttcttagatatatatatgagatgGAATAAGAATGAACCAAGCAACAATAATTGGTGATATTTCTTTTTGGAATATTTctatttgggaaaaaaattctagaaatgTTTATTTCTCAACAAACATATTACACTTGGATAAATGAAAActggtaaaaagaaaaatctaagcTCAAAATAACATCTCAAAACAAACACAGCTTTGCCGCATAACGGGCCAATAAGTAGAATATATTAATGTGCTAGCATGCAGAATATTTTATTTGGCCAATCATGTAAACTCTTCACGTGAATACTATTTACCAAATCTTCGATATAATTAACAATTCTTGAATAAGACAAGAGCCAGCTCTTTGGGAAAATAAAGGTGCTGGTTGACATGCTGCTCTCTATGCCTTGTATAATTGCTGAGGgtaattaatgctaatattttgCTAGACTTTATATTAATTAGCTCAAATTTTCATCAAATTCTTGTGAAGATCATGCACTTCGAGTTATTCACAATGAAAGTGTTTCACGATGCACAATAGCCTTATCGTAGCCTTATCCTcttattttattaattaatatttCTCTTGATTTCTTTTTACCCTTGGGGACCATAGATTAGAAAATTAATTACATAGATACCATATGGGCCACTTCACATTCTAATTTACTGTCTCCATCCCCAAATAACTACTCATTTGGATGTGTTTAagtgaagaagaaaagagaagaatgaTAAGATACGCTAAATGAGATAcgccattagcgtatgattaatggatattaattatttcaaacctaaaaaatggattaatatgttttAAGATAACTTTTCTAGAAAATTCTTTTTGGAGTAATTTTTTACTTGGGTCATCTTTTATTACCGATGTTTCGCTTTTGATCACCCTTTAATcaatgttttcactttggaTCGGATGATGTTGCCTTTGATACTCTCTTCTCATGCATATGAATGATCTCAATACTTCTGGTCTTATTGGTCAATAAACTCCCTCAGCTATATATACACCGTTTCTTTGACATACGACAATATAGTTGTATACGATAAAATAGCTAAGGACGGTATAAAATGCCACAAAGGTAAAAGTATCCCGGTCAAAAGTGAAAAAGTTGGACGAAGGGTGACACCCGGTTTACCATTTTATTTTACTGTAGAACCCATAGATGAGAAAATTAATTTCACAAATACCCTATTAGCCCACTTTGCATTCTAATCCACTccatccattaaaaaaaaatgctcttttgggtttaaaatttatcccaaaataattaACACTCAAAGTGTGTTTGAGTAAATGAGAAAAAAGAACGATGATATGATACACAAAATTAAgttattagcatataattaatgatgattaattattttaaacattgaaaatggattaatatggtttttaaataaatttcctatagatttttcttttgaaaaaaatatcatttatcAGTTCGGGTGGTATACATGCGGAAaatgagattttcttttcacCTTCTCACACTGTCAAACATAGATTAATGTTCTCATCGATTGtccatattttctaataaaccaaaac encodes the following:
- the LOC4324459 gene encoding uncharacterized protein, whose product is MTEYYSSTVDECYETTGRQHGHGHGHGHGHGHGHGGMRVESHTDDYYSEGGEIDRGRRNNSMHSQEYLMRQQSGHGGYGYGGGQQQEYYKREEREHKQRERVGEIGALASGAFALYEGHQAKKDPANAQRHRIEQGVAAVAAVGAGGYAYHEHREQKQASYGAKEQQYGYARMPQQQGYYCN
- the LOC107278089 gene encoding uncharacterized protein, which translates into the protein MRRSIEAIHVRTDYDDCRRKGHGHGAMRMQDELARTKTRWPTPAQLEMIERMKEEEEDDEIVASDNRTPSVVETKVQVPEIVEQNVVERDERLRTSDDNDDYEDEPIVRRDGHGGGGGGRRAYGDIGGYHGSKGRWPREPEVEKLEREKEMLKYGIMSKPTTTRKVKIVHRMIRPPNQYGAAGSAPPPTAGGGHQPATSSYLRPIYYHY